Within Epilithonimonas zeae, the genomic segment CTTGCGACGATATTTTCAATGAGTTTTCCAAATATCCTTTGTTTTCCGAAAACGGGGCGATTTTGACAATTCAAACCACAGGATTGCATTATTCTATGACAGAGATTTCTCAGATTGTAGAAAGTAACAATGGCAAAATCTACGGCACATTCATCAATGCTATAAAAGACGACAGTGTAGAAATTACGCTCAAAATCAGCAATGAAAATCTAAGTTCTATCGATGAGACTTTTGAACGTTACGGCTATGTTGTGGTGCATAAACATTATGATGACGAGAAAGAAGAACTGTTGAAAGACCGTTTTGGGTTTTTCCAGAAATTTTTAGAAATATAATTGATGAAGGCAGCTATCTATTCTCAAAAAAAAGATCTTGATACGTTTTTGTATCTCAACCGATTCATTTCCGAATTGGCGTTGCGAGAAGTAGCAGTTGTTCTTCACGCAGAGATGGCGGAGAATCTGAATTTTTCCAAAGAATTTGATACATTTTCCGGAAAAGAAGAGCTTAAGAATAAGAATGTCAATATCGTTTTTAGTTTTGGAGGCGATGGAACGATTCTGAATGCTTTAACCTTTATTCAAGACCTTGAAATCCCGATTATTGGAGTTAATACAGGGCGATTAGGATTTTTGGCAAATTTCCGAAAAGACCAGATTTTCGATGAATTGGATTCTATTATTCTCGATAAAAATTATAATATCAGCGAACGTTCGGTAATTAAAATTACAACGGATGATAATTCTCAGATTGATTTTCCATTTGCTTTGAATGATGTCAGCCTTTCCAGAAAAGAAACAACATCAATGATTACTGTGGAATCTTATATTAATGATGAATTCCTGAACGTTTTCTGGGGTGATGGATTGATTGTTTCTACACCAACAGGTTCTACCGCCTATTCATTAAGTTGTGGAGGTCCGATTATTTCTCCAAGTAATGACAACTTTGCGATATCACCTATTGCTCCTCATAATCTGAATGTTCGTCCGCTCATAGTAAAAGACGATTCCAAGATAAAATTGACGGTCAAAAGCCGTGTTCCGCAATATACTTTAGCTTTGGATTCCAGACTTTATCATATGGATGTTGGTAGCGAAGTTGTAATTGAGAAAGCCGAATTTTCCTTGTTTCTCATTAAACCAAAAAATTTCAGTTTCTACGAAACGATTCGTCAAAAACTGCTTTGGGGAAATGATAAGCGGAATTAAAAACAAAAATTATTATCTATAACATAGGATTTGTAAAAATGAAATTTGAATTGTTAATAATTTCGTAAGTTTACAGTCCAAAAAATCTTAAAAAATATAATAAAAATGAGCAGAAAATTTCCGGCAGGAGTTGCCACTGGTTCTTTAGTAACAGAGATATTTGATTATGCCAAAGAGAAGCAATTCGCACTTCCGGCAGCTAATGTGATTGGTTCTAGTAACATCAACGCAACGTTAGAAACTGCTGCAAAACTTAATGCTCCAGTAATTATCCAGTTTTCAAATGGAGGTTCTATCTTCAATGCTGGAAAAGGATTGAGTAACGATGGACAAAAAGCGGCGGTTCTTGGAGCTGTTGCTGGTGCAAAACATATCCACACTTTAGCAGAAGCTTATGGAGCAACTGTTATTCTTCACACAGACCATTGTGCTAAGAAATTGTTACCTTGGGTAGATGGACTTTTGGATGCAAGTGAAGAATATTACAAGCAAAACGGAAAGTCTCTTTACTCTTCTCATATGTTAGATTTCTCAGAAGAGCCAATTGAGGAAAACCTGGAGGTTTCTGCAAAATACTTCGAGAGAATGAACAAAATGGGGATGACTCTTGAAATCGAATTAGGAGTAACAGGAGGAGAAGAAGATGGTGTTGACAACTCTGATGTTGACAGCTCAAAATTGTATACTCAGCCAGAAGAAGTAGCACACGCTTACGAAGTTTTGAAAGCGGTTTCTGACAACTTCACAATTGCAGCGGCTTTCGGAAACGTACATGGTGTTTACAAACCAGGAAACGTAAAATTGACTCCGAAAATTCTTGACAATTCTCAGAAATATGTTCAGCAAAAATTCGGAACGGGAGATAAACCTGTGAATTTCGTATTCCACGGTGGGTCAGGTTCTACGTTGATGGAAATCCGTGAAGCTATCAGTTACGGTGTTGTAAAAATGAACATCGATACAGATTTACAATTCGGTTACACAGAAGGAATCAGAGATTATATGACAGAACAGATTGAATATCTGAGACATCAAATTGGAAATCCAACTGGCGCAGATGCTCCAAACAAGAAATTCTATGACCCAAGAGTTTGGGTAAGAAAAGGAGAAGAAACGTATATCAAGAGATTGACTCAGGCTTTTGAAGACCTGAACAATATCAATACACTTTAATTTATAAATGATAATTGATGAGAGATAAGCGATTTTCGCAATTGTCTTTACATCAATTATCATTTTTCATTTATCAATTATAGATTATGGCATTTGATTGGTTTAAAAGAAAAACCCAAAACATTACAACTTCTACAGAGGACAAAAAAGATGTTCCAAAAGGACTTTGGCACAAAACACCTACTGGTAAAATTATAGAAGCTGAAGAACTTAAGGCTAATAATTTTGTGTCTCCGGAAGATGGTTTCCACGTAAGAATCGGAAGCAGAGAATATTTCGATATGCTTTTTGACGACCATAAATTCAAGGAATTGGATGCGGATGTGGAAAGTGTTGATATTCTTAAATTCAAGGATACAAAGTCTTACACAGACCGTCTGAAAGAAGTGAAATCAAAAACAAAACTCACAGACTCTATCAGAAATGCAACCGGAAAAATAAACGGTGTAGAAATGGTGGTTTCCTGTATGGATTTTGCTTTTATTGGAGGTTCTTTAGGCTCAGTAATGGGAGAAAAAATCAGAAGAGCCATCGATTATTGTATCAAACATAAGTTGCCCTATATGATTATCTGCCAGTCTGGTGGCGCAAGAATGCAGGAAGCGGCTTATTCACTAATGCAATTGGCGAAAGTTCAGGCGAAGTTGGTTCAGCTTTCTGATGCTGGACTGCCTTACATCGCATATCTGACAGACCCTACTTTTGGTGGAATCACAGCTTCATTTGCAATGACGGCTGATGTGATTATCGCTGAACCGGGTGCTTTGATCGGCTTTGCGGGACCTAGAGTGATCCGTGAAACCATTGGTAAAGATTTGCCGGAAGGCTTCCAAACGTCGGAATTCTTACAGGAAAAAGGATTTGTTGATTTCATCGTAAAAAGGACAGAAATCAAAGAGTCGATTTCAAGAATCGTAAAATTATTGGTACACGAGTATCATTAATTAAATTTAAATACAACATGCACTCTCTCAAATTTGGGAGAGTTTTTTATTGATGAGATTTATAGGCATATTTTTCAGAACATTAAAGTCATTGACCTTTGGAAAACTTTTGAAAGTTTTTTCTATTGGATTGATGCATCCTTTGTTCGCGATTTTATACACGTATGCGAGCTTTAAAGCCTTTGCGAAAGCGAAAGAATTGTATCCTGATACCAACTCTAATAATGGCGAAGGAAACGCTTTTAGACATTCATATTGGTGTTGTTTGATTATGATGTACTTCTGCAAAGTGTCTTCACCAAGAAAATCGTTGGAATGGTGTGAAAAACTCACCAATATGCACGAAGAATTGTTTCCGAATGAACCATTAGAAACCAAAATGGACCTTCACAATAACAGAGTCGGGATGGATTATTTTATGAGCCTGATTCCGGGTGTTCATCGCCAGTTTTTTGAAAGTAGTTTTTTTATTAAGGAATTGCAGGAAAGAACTAAGAATGGCGTTTTAATAAAATCTATAGACGAAGAAGTTGATAAAGATGTTTTGATATATCTGGAATAAAAAGACGCTCAATCGAGCGTCTTTTTCCTTAAAATTTGAAGTGATATTACTTCTTGATGAATTTCTTCGTCGTTGTTTTTCCGTTTTCGAAAGTGATTCTGATGAAATAATTTCCTTTCGTTAAGCTGGAAACATCTACTATATTGTCTTTAGTTTCCATTACTTTTTGTCCTGTTACAGAAAGAACTTCAACAGATTTCAAAGCATTTTCTGTATTCACCTTGATGAATTTATCAGCTGGATTTGGTCCAAAACTGAAATCAACTTTATTGAAATAATTAACCGCTAAAGTGTTATTCGATTTGTTGACACATCTTACAGAATAACCAAAACTTTTTGCATCACCCCCAAAACCAGTTGTACTAGCCGCAGAAGCTCCTAAATATGCATAACGGTAAAAATTAGGGTTTGCACTAGCCGACCTTGTCCAGAGGTAAGCACGAGTTCCTTCAAAGGCCCAGCCTGCATCTTTACGCGCTCCAGCTCCAGCGATTTTCAGGTTGCTGTCAAAACCTCTCTGCATTCCTGTGTTAGTTGAACCTGCGGGTCTTGGGAAGATATTTTCCTTTGTCATTACCAGATCCCAATCTGCCTCAGAAGGCATTTCCCAATTGTCTCCAATTGCTTTACAAGGATCCATTCCGTTGTGTTCTGTCACTTCAGAAAGACTTTTTGCTGTCCAATTATCATTTTGTTCAGGATTGGCAAACCAACCCGTATAGTTGGAAGACCAAGGTGTTCCACCACCGATGTAGAAAAGGCTTGTTCCAGTGCCTAAACCAACAGGATTGTTTGGTGTTGGATAGGTTTCTGTCGTCTGGGACGTTTTTAATTGATGACCATCATCCCAACGTCCGTACTGGAAATAATCGCCGCGGGCCCCTTCGTCAGCAATACTTGTTGCAACATTTGAGCTTCCAAGATTTTGTTGCAGCCATTCATAACCGTCAGCTGCTCTTACAGTTTTGTAGGAAACAGTTTGGTTTTGATAAGTCAAGCTCACACAACCATTGTCACCGATGTTTGCACCTGCAGTTTGAGGTGTGCAGTTTTGAGCTTGTATATTAAAGATAGCTGCGAACAGCCCTAAACAAAGATATTTATTAAACATATAATTAAATTTTTTGCAAACATATTTATTTAGAACTAATAAAAATAACAAAATGATTTATATCATAATGTGATAATATGATAAAAACGTCTCGATTTACTTTATATAACTAGTTTATTTGTTATTTAAGATTATTTTAAATGATAATAATTTTAAAACTATAAATATTATTTGTTGAATTATAAATAAAAATTGACGATTCGTAAGAACCGCCAACTTAAAAAATTAGATATAGAATAGAAGTTTTACCAGGCTTTCACAGCACCTCCTTTGAAGGTCTGTTGCGCCGCAGATTCTACTTCCGGAGATTGGTATGCTTGTACAAATTTTTTCACTTTTTCATCACTCTTATTATCTTCTCTGGAAACAATTAGATTAGCATAAGGCGAATCTTTATCCTCAGAAAATAAGCCTTCTTTTTCAGGGTCTAGTCCGGCCTGAGCTGCAAAATTGTTATTGATAATTGCCAAAACTACTTCTTTGTCTTCCAGAACTCTTGGGATTTGAGGTGCTTCCAATTCTAGGATTTTAAGGTTTTTAGGATTAGCGATGATATCAGTTACTTTAGGCAAAAGCCCAACGCCATCTTTCAATTTCAGAATACCTTGTTTTTGTAATAACAGTAATGAACGGCCACCATTGGTTGGATCATTCGGAATCACAATAGTTTGTCCAGCCTGTAATTCGGAAATTGATTTTATCTTTTTAGAATAGGCTACAATTGGGAATACAAATGTCTTTCCAACAACTGCTAATTTATAACCGCGCTGTCTAGATTGTTCTTCAAGATAAGGTAAATGTTGGAACGCATTCACGTCCACATCGCCCTGACTTAAAGCCTCGTTTGGAACAACATAATCATTAAATGTTACCAATTCCACATCCAAACCATATTTCTCTTTCGCCACTTTTTTTGCAGCTTCGGCAAGGTTTTGTTCCGGTCCGGTTGCGATTCCGACTTTCAGAACATTGGGGTTTGATTCTTTTTTGTTGCAGGCTGATAATGTAAGAATAGCCAATGCTAAAGCCAATATTTTCGATTTCATTTTTTTATAATTTATCTATGATTGAATTTTTTTGAAAGAAAGTCCCCGGAAATCTGGATAATGAAAACCAGTATAATTAATAATATTAGAACAGAATTCATTACCGCAAAATCATATCCGATGTAGCCGTATTGATAACCTACTTGTCCCAATCCACCTGCACCAACTGCGCCTCCCATTGCGGAATAACCAACTAAAGTGATTAATGTAATGCTTACGTTATTGATTAATGACGGTAAAGCTTCTGGCAAAAGGACTTTCCGGATGATTTGAAGCGGTTTTGCGCCCATTGCTCTTGCTGCTTCTATTAATCCTGAAGGGATTTCCAACAGGCTGTTTTCTACCAATCTTGCAATAAATGGAGCAGAACCTACACTCAACGGAACTAGTGCTGCGGAAACGCCAATCGATGTTCCTACAATGGTTCTTGTGAAAGGTATCATCCATACAATGAGAATGATAAAAGGAATCGAACGGAAAATATTGACTATAATGGATACGATTTGGTGTGATATCTTATTTTCCAATAATTGACCTTTTCTTGTGAGGAAAAGAAAAATTCCCGTCGGTAATCCTAAAACAAATCCAAAAAATCCTGAAACCAAGGTCATTACAATTGTCTCAATTGTCCCTTGAAATAACAAATTGATAATACTATCCGACATAACCTAAAATTTCTGTGTTTGTATATTCATTTTCCAAATAAGCCAAAGCTTCGTTGATATTTTTCCCCTGTAATTCCAGAATCAAAACACCAAAATTCAAGTGACCAACATATTCCAGTTGCGCACTGATAATCTTAGCCTTAACATTAAATTTCTCATACAGATTAATGATAACTGAACTCTGAGTTTCGTTTCCGCTTATCAGAATTTTGACCAAAGGATTGTTATTCTCGCTGTCAATATTGCTGATAGAGTTCTGATAAATCGAAGGCAATTCCACATTCAGAGAAGCTTGTATAAAACCTTTCGTGATTTCTTTTTCCGGATGAATGAAAATCTGTTCTACTTTTCCTTGTTCCGCTAATTGGCCATTATCAATTACGGCCACTTTATCGCAAATACTTTTAATCACTTCCATCTCGTGTGTGATAAGAAGAATCGTGAGATTCAATTTTTGATTAATGGATTTAAGAAGTTGTAAAATCGATTTTGTCGTTGCAGGATCCAATGCGCTTGTAGCTTCATCACACAACAGAACTTTCGGATCGTTGGCTAAAGCTCTCGCAATCGCAACTCTTTGTTTTTGTCCGCCGGAAAGATTCGCCGGATAATCTTTTGCCTTGTCCTTCAGTCCAACTAACTCCAAAAGCGAATCTACTTTTTCTTTAATTTGGGATTTAGATTGTCCTTCTAATTCCAACGGAAAAGCAACATTATCAAAAACATTTCTTGAGGATAACAAATTGAAATGCTGGAAAATCATTGCAATTTTTCTTCGTTCCTGAGTCAATTGAGCTTCGGAAAGTTTTGTCAGTTCAATTCCATCAACAATTACTATTCCGTCATTTGGTTTTTCCAGAAGATTCACGCATCGGATCAGCGTACTTTTTCCAGCACCGGAAGTTCCAATCACGCCAAAAATTTCTCCTTTTTCTACGGTCAGAGAAATATTGGACAACGCTTGGATAGTTTTATTTTTAGTTGTAAAACGTTTGGAAACGTTCAGCAGTTCAATCATTTTGATTCATTAATTAAAAAAATAAAAACCTTTCAAATGAGTTATGAAAGGTTTTCAAAATAAACACACTATTTCTTCTTCATATAAATCTTATGCAACAAACAAATTTCAACATAGTATGGTGTTTTTAAAAAAAGCCTCTGCAAAACTATAAATTTCAATTCATACCAAACAAGTATAATTTGAAATAAATGACAAATGTCATGTTTTGTAAAGATGATTTGACTAACTGGAACACCTTCGCTAGGTTTGGGCAGCTTTATCCGCGCTCCGTTCCCGCTATTTTTGCCAAACTTTCCCAAGCAAAAAAATGAGCTCCACTCAGCTCGGGCTGCTGTAATTCAACGTTCCATTCTAACGTAATATTTAACGTGAAGTTTGCCATTCCGGAGGAATCTAAATAATGCTCATCACCATTATTGTTGAGATTCCTCCGGAATGACAATATTGTGTTTTTTTTACAGGCAAAATTCTAGTATCTAGAATCTAACATCTCATATCTTTTCTTACATTTACTGAAATTAATTTCCAAAAATGGTTTTAAGCAGGATTTGGTCCGCCTTCATCATCATTGCAATTGCGGTTGCATCGGTTAAATATTTTAGTTCAGAAAATTACAGTCAGATTTTCAACGATATGGTCGTTGGGAAAGGCGGTGATACGATTCAGATTGGCTATAAACCATTGGTCAAACTTCCTCTGGAGATCAGAAAACCAATGATGGACAATCTTCAGTTTGAACAAAACCACATTCATTACCAGGCCAATGAGTCGCCTGATGTGAGAATCTACCGCATTCAGGAAACCGACGGCGTGATCGGAACCAGCGAAACGGCGGTTAATATCTGCCTAAAGTTGATTGGAATTATGGCGTTGTTTATGGGATTTATGAGCATCGCTGAAAAAGCAGGCGGTATTAATTTTTTGAGCCGATTGATTCAACCTTTTTTCTCTAAATTATTTCCGGAAATTCCGAAAAATCATCCGTCTTTTGGACATATGATGCTGAATTTCAGTGCCAATCTTCTCGGTCTTGATAATGCGGCTACACCTTTCGGACTCAAAGCCATGGAAAGCCTCCAAACTTTGAATCCAGATAAAGACAAAGCCAGCAACGCCCAAATTATGTTTCTCTGTCTGCACGCCAGCGGATTGACTTTGATTCCGGTTTCTATTATTGCGATCCGTTCATCAATGGGTTCGGAAACGCCGACTGATATTTTTCTGCCTTGTATGATTGCAACTTTTTGTGCGACTTTGGCAGCGATGACGATTGTTTCTATCAGACAAAGAATCAATCTTTTTCAGCCAATTGTTTTAGCTTACGTTGGCGGAATTTCTGCGATTATTGCTTTATTAGTAATTTATCTGGTTCAATTGAATAAAGAAGAATTAGATTCTTTCAGCAAAGTAATGAGCAACGGGATTATCCTGTTGATTTTCTTAGCAATTGTCCTTGGAGCTGTTTATAAAAAAATCAATATTTTCGATGCGTTTATCGACGGTGCAAAAGAAGGGTTCACGGTTTGTGTGAAGATTATTCCTTACTTAGTGGGGATGTTGATTGCTATTTCATTACTGAGGACAAGTGGCGTTTTTGATGTGATTATTGATGGAATGAAATGGATCGCGAGCGCATCTCATCTCGACACCAGATTTGTGGATGGACTACCAACTGCGTTGATAAAACCTTTATCAGGTTCCGGAGCTCGCGGAATGATGGTTGAC encodes:
- a CDS encoding T9SS type A sorting domain-containing protein: MFNKYLCLGLFAAIFNIQAQNCTPQTAGANIGDNGCVSLTYQNQTVSYKTVRAADGYEWLQQNLGSSNVATSIADEGARGDYFQYGRWDDGHQLKTSQTTETYPTPNNPVGLGTGTSLFYIGGGTPWSSNYTGWFANPEQNDNWTAKSLSEVTEHNGMDPCKAIGDNWEMPSEADWDLVMTKENIFPRPAGSTNTGMQRGFDSNLKIAGAGARKDAGWAFEGTRAYLWTRSASANPNFYRYAYLGASAASTTGFGGDAKSFGYSVRCVNKSNNTLAVNYFNKVDFSFGPNPADKFIKVNTENALKSVEVLSVTGQKVMETKDNIVDVSSLTKGNYFIRITFENGKTTTKKFIKK
- the metI gene encoding methionine ABC transporter permease MetI codes for the protein MSDSIINLLFQGTIETIVMTLVSGFFGFVLGLPTGIFLFLTRKGQLLENKISHQIVSIIVNIFRSIPFIILIVWMIPFTRTIVGTSIGVSAALVPLSVGSAPFIARLVENSLLEIPSGLIEAARAMGAKPLQIIRKVLLPEALPSLINNVSITLITLVGYSAMGGAVGAGGLGQVGYQYGYIGYDFAVMNSVLILLIILVFIIQISGDFLSKKFNHR
- a CDS encoding NAD kinase produces the protein MKAAIYSQKKDLDTFLYLNRFISELALREVAVVLHAEMAENLNFSKEFDTFSGKEELKNKNVNIVFSFGGDGTILNALTFIQDLEIPIIGVNTGRLGFLANFRKDQIFDELDSIILDKNYNISERSVIKITTDDNSQIDFPFALNDVSLSRKETTSMITVESYINDEFLNVFWGDGLIVSTPTGSTAYSLSCGGPIISPSNDNFAISPIAPHNLNVRPLIVKDDSKIKLTVKSRVPQYTLALDSRLYHMDVGSEVVIEKAEFSLFLIKPKNFSFYETIRQKLLWGNDKRN
- the metQ gene encoding methionine ABC transporter substrate-binding lipoprotein MetQ — encoded protein: MKSKILALALAILTLSACNKKESNPNVLKVGIATGPEQNLAEAAKKVAKEKYGLDVELVTFNDYVVPNEALSQGDVDVNAFQHLPYLEEQSRQRGYKLAVVGKTFVFPIVAYSKKIKSISELQAGQTIVIPNDPTNGGRSLLLLQKQGILKLKDGVGLLPKVTDIIANPKNLKILELEAPQIPRVLEDKEVVLAIINNNFAAQAGLDPEKEGLFSEDKDSPYANLIVSREDNKSDEKVKKFVQAYQSPEVESAAQQTFKGGAVKAW
- the fbaA gene encoding class II fructose-bisphosphate aldolase, producing MSRKFPAGVATGSLVTEIFDYAKEKQFALPAANVIGSSNINATLETAAKLNAPVIIQFSNGGSIFNAGKGLSNDGQKAAVLGAVAGAKHIHTLAEAYGATVILHTDHCAKKLLPWVDGLLDASEEYYKQNGKSLYSSHMLDFSEEPIEENLEVSAKYFERMNKMGMTLEIELGVTGGEEDGVDNSDVDSSKLYTQPEEVAHAYEVLKAVSDNFTIAAAFGNVHGVYKPGNVKLTPKILDNSQKYVQQKFGTGDKPVNFVFHGGSGSTLMEIREAISYGVVKMNIDTDLQFGYTEGIRDYMTEQIEYLRHQIGNPTGADAPNKKFYDPRVWVRKGEETYIKRLTQAFEDLNNINTL
- a CDS encoding nucleoside recognition domain-containing protein, whose protein sequence is MVLSRIWSAFIIIAIAVASVKYFSSENYSQIFNDMVVGKGGDTIQIGYKPLVKLPLEIRKPMMDNLQFEQNHIHYQANESPDVRIYRIQETDGVIGTSETAVNICLKLIGIMALFMGFMSIAEKAGGINFLSRLIQPFFSKLFPEIPKNHPSFGHMMLNFSANLLGLDNAATPFGLKAMESLQTLNPDKDKASNAQIMFLCLHASGLTLIPVSIIAIRSSMGSETPTDIFLPCMIATFCATLAAMTIVSIRQRINLFQPIVLAYVGGISAIIALLVIYLVQLNKEELDSFSKVMSNGIILLIFLAIVLGAVYKKINIFDAFIDGAKEGFTVCVKIIPYLVGMLIAISLLRTSGVFDVIIDGMKWIASASHLDTRFVDGLPTALIKPLSGSGARGMMVDTMKTFGADSFAGKLSAILQGSSDTTFYVIAVYFGAVGIKNTRYTVGSMLLADLVGVTVSVILAYLFFG
- a CDS encoding methionine ABC transporter ATP-binding protein, yielding MIELLNVSKRFTTKNKTIQALSNISLTVEKGEIFGVIGTSGAGKSTLIRCVNLLEKPNDGIVIVDGIELTKLSEAQLTQERRKIAMIFQHFNLLSSRNVFDNVAFPLELEGQSKSQIKEKVDSLLELVGLKDKAKDYPANLSGGQKQRVAIARALANDPKVLLCDEATSALDPATTKSILQLLKSINQKLNLTILLITHEMEVIKSICDKVAVIDNGQLAEQGKVEQIFIHPEKEITKGFIQASLNVELPSIYQNSISNIDSENNNPLVKILISGNETQSSVIINLYEKFNVKAKIISAQLEYVGHLNFGVLILELQGKNINEALAYLENEYTNTEILGYVG
- a CDS encoding CBS domain-containing protein produces the protein MFIKDYISKDYPAFGVRDSIEEASEVAKEFGYSHVFIVSKGIFLGGLSQPFLEDSPEGNLDSLNIHYERFAIMEDSSLLDSIKLFHTFNANVVPVISKEEKYLGYISCDDIFNEFSKYPLFSENGAILTIQTTGLHYSMTEISQIVESNNGKIYGTFINAIKDDSVEITLKISNENLSSIDETFERYGYVVVHKHYDDEKEELLKDRFGFFQKFLEI
- the accD gene encoding acetyl-CoA carboxylase, carboxyltransferase subunit beta; translation: MAFDWFKRKTQNITTSTEDKKDVPKGLWHKTPTGKIIEAEELKANNFVSPEDGFHVRIGSREYFDMLFDDHKFKELDADVESVDILKFKDTKSYTDRLKEVKSKTKLTDSIRNATGKINGVEMVVSCMDFAFIGGSLGSVMGEKIRRAIDYCIKHKLPYMIICQSGGARMQEAAYSLMQLAKVQAKLVQLSDAGLPYIAYLTDPTFGGITASFAMTADVIIAEPGALIGFAGPRVIRETIGKDLPEGFQTSEFLQEKGFVDFIVKRTEIKESISRIVKLLVHEYH
- a CDS encoding DUF6973 domain-containing protein — encoded protein: MRFIGIFFRTLKSLTFGKLLKVFSIGLMHPLFAILYTYASFKAFAKAKELYPDTNSNNGEGNAFRHSYWCCLIMMYFCKVSSPRKSLEWCEKLTNMHEELFPNEPLETKMDLHNNRVGMDYFMSLIPGVHRQFFESSFFIKELQERTKNGVLIKSIDEEVDKDVLIYLE